In Musa acuminata AAA Group cultivar baxijiao chromosome BXJ3-11, Cavendish_Baxijiao_AAA, whole genome shotgun sequence, one DNA window encodes the following:
- the LOC135652579 gene encoding ankyrin repeat-containing protein BDA1-like: MDPRLEEAAYAGDLTLLRRLLQEDRLLLHRQAIAAAHLSDSPLHIAASLGHSDLVREILAVNPELAHGRNSEGLSALHLAAAQGHLSVVNELLQYAAAANLCLATDNDGLIPAHTAALRGRLDVLTVLLDACPESARAVTSQGDSILHLTVKSNSFETVQFLLNRTDENDELLNSGDAKGNTVLHLAVARKQLQVGIPDPD, encoded by the coding sequence ATGGATCCGAGACTAGAGGAAGCAGCTTATGCGGGAGACCTCACTTTGTTGCGGCGTTTGCTACAAGAAGACCGGCTCCTGCTCCACAGGCAAGCCATCGCCGCGGCTCACCTGTCGGACAGCCCCCTCCACATCGCTGCATCGCTCGGCCACTCCGACCTGGTCCGGGAGATCCTCGCCGTAAACCCGGAGCTCGCGCATGGCCGCAACAGCGAAGGCCTTTCCGCCTTGCACCTGGCCGCTGCCCAAGGCCACTTATCCGTGGTGAACGAGCTGCTGCAGTACGCAGCCGCTGCCAATCTCTGCTTGGCCACCGACAACGATGGCTTAATCCCGGCCCACACTGCAGCCTTACGAGGCAGGCTTGATGTATTGACTGTGTTACTGGATGCGTGCCCGGAGTCCGCGCGAGCTGTGACATCGCAAGGTGACTCCATCCTTCATCTTACTGTGAAATCAAACAGCTTCGAGACCGTGCAGTTCTTGCTGAACAGAACGGATGAGAACGATGAGCTGCTCAACTCTGGAGATGCGAAAGGCAACACCGTCCTGCACCTTGCTGTGGCCAGAAAACAGCTCCAGGTAGGTATTCCTGATCCCGATTAG
- the LOC135652553 gene encoding ankyrin repeat-containing protein At5g02620-like codes for MQTVKLLLGRRGIEVNATNMRGDTVLDMLLDSPCQHGDLLLGELIRAAGGRTAAKEERKTQPKSSPSDARASATVASHRSRPNRSERKEKYNNKPEALMVVATLIATITFQAGLTPPGGFKQKDDGGPTPPNAEVNFDGSSSEGEAVLKDGLKLFLLFDMFALFASLSIILLLICCVPTQTKMMTGTLKWILWLAVFSTALAFSTAIMRIFPYQLDTVILLMSWLGILSLFMVWVCIRAIRWLLRKGGCWKKKDGEGGSHGGPRRAVAIGAKIVVGVLIIIIFGVVLIVNYLVFVYVANRSNNRII; via the coding sequence ATGCAGACCGTGAAGTTGCTTCTGGGAAGGCGAGGTATCGAAGTTAACGCCACAAACATGAGAGGCGACACCGTCCTTGATATGCTACTGGATTCACCCTGCCAACATGGAGATCTATTGTTGGGAGAACTGATTCGGGCAGCAGGTGGAAGAACCGCCgcaaaagaagaaaggaagactCAGCCGAAATCGTCACCGAGTGATGCCAGAGCCTCTGCCACTGTCGCGTCACACAGAAGCCGACCAAATCGTTCTGAACGTAAAGAAAAGTACAACAACAAACCAGAAGCACTAATGGTGGTGGCGACGTTGATCGCCACCATCACATTCCAAGCTGGGCTGACCCCCCCTGGTGGGTTTAAGCAGAAAGATGATGGTGGGCCGACTCCCCCCAATGCAGAAGTCAATTTTGATGGGAGTTCAAGTGAAGGGGAGGCAGTTCTAAAAGATGGTCTCAAGTTATTCCTGCTGTTCGACATGTTCGCGTTGTTTGCATCCTTGAGCATCATCCTCTTGTTGATATGTTGTGTGCCCACACAGACTAAAATGATGACGGGAACCCTAAAGTGGATTCTATGGCTGGCGGTGTTCTCGACGGCATTAGCATTCTCGACCGCCATTATGCGAATATTTCCCTATCAGCTCGACACTGTCATCCTTCTCATGAGTTGGTTGGGAATCCTCAGTCTCTTCATGGTTTGGGTGTGCATTAGAGCGATCAGGTGGTTGTTGCGCAAAGGTGGATGctggaagaagaaagatggagaagGAGGAAGCCACGGAGGCCCCAGAAGGGCCGTTGCCATCGGCGCGAAGATTGTGGTGGGCGTGttgataataattatttttggagTAGTTCTTATTGTAAATTATTTAGTGTTTGTTTATGTAGCAAATAGGtcaaataatagaataatatga